Below is a window of Bradyrhizobium sp. SZCCHNS1050 DNA.
GCGCGCTATTCGGCGCTCGGTGTCATCTCCGGCATTCACAAGCCCGACGGCATCGTCGGTGATCTCGGCGGCGGCTCACTTGAGCTGATCGACGTGCGCGGGCACCAGGTCCGCAGCGGCGTCACCCTGCCGCTCGGCAGCCTGGCGCTGCAGGATCTCGCCGAGAAATCGCTGAAGAAGGCGCAGCGGATCGCGAGCGAGGCGCTGACCGACCTGCCGCAACTGCTGGCCGGCCAGAACCGCACCTTCTATGCGGTCGGCGGCACCTGGCGCGCGCTGGCGCGCATCCACATCATCCAGAGCGGCTATCCGCTCGGGGTGATGCACGGCTATGCGATTCCGGCGGCCGATGCGCTGGCCTTCGTGCGCCGGCTGCGTCGTCTCGTCGCCGCCGACATGCTGGCCGACATCGAAGCGATCGCCGAGGCGCGGCGCCCGCTGCTTGCCTATGCTGCGCTGGTGCTCGAGCACATCATCCGCGTCGCCAGGCCGACGACCGTCGTGTTCTCGACCTTCGGCGTGCGCGAGGGCCTGCTCTACTCCAAGCTTCCCGACGCCGAGCGCGCCAAGGACGGGCTGCTGTGCGCGGCGCAGGGCCTCAACGAGCTGTTGTCGCGCTCGGCCCAGCATGCCCGCGAGCTGATCGACTGGACCGACCGCCTGTTCCGCGTGATGCACATCCGCGAGACCGAGGACGAGCGCCGGCTGCGGCACGCCGCCTGCCTGTTGTCCGACATCGGCTGGCGCATGCATCCGGACCATCGCGGCGAGCAGACCTACGGCATCGTTCTGAACGGCAATTTCGGCTCGATCAACCACGAGGGCCGCATCTTCGTCGCGCTGTCCGTGTTCTTCCGCTACGAGGGCCTGCGCGACGAGGCGGCGGCGCCTGCCCTCACCGAGCAGCTGAGCCCGGCCCAGATCGATCGCGCGCGCCTGCTCGGCACCGCGTTTCGCGTCGCGCATCTGATCTCGGCGGCGCGGCCCGGCGTGCTGCTCGCAACGCATTTCCGCACCCAGGACCGCAAGCTGATGCTGGTGTTCGAGCACCAGATGGTCGACCTCGTCGCGGACCGCGTCGGCGGACGCTTCAAGCAGCTCGCGCGTCTCGTCGGCCGCTCCGGCTCGATCGTGCGCAGCTAGATCCGGATCAGGACCGCGGAGCGCCGACCGAAATTGCGATCATGCGCTTGGCGATGACGCCATAGACCTTGCGCCAGGCCTGCTCGACCTCATCATTCCAATGCGGACCAAGTCCTTTGGCGAGGCTCCACAATAGTGCTTCACCGACCACCGGATAGTGCTCGGGCCGGACCCCATAGCGCGCATGATTGCGGCCGAGGATGTCGGTGCTCGACAACAGACCCGTCGTCTGATCGAGGCTGCCGACGAGGACCGCCAGGGTCGCGATGAAGTCCCGTTTCAGCACGTCCATGTCGGCGGGAAACATCGCCCGACATTCCGGCGCGAGCTCGAAGACGCGGTCATAGAACGTCGTCGTCATCTGTGTAGCATTGGCAAATACCAAGTCGAACGACGACTTGACGTGCGCAATCTCATCTGCAGTCAACATGCGCAAGTCCAATTCGAAACAATTCCAATCAGGGCCCGATCAGTGGAGCTCGACGTGGTGGTGTCGCGGCGGCGCGAACAGGTTCAAGATTATAAGAAACAGACGACCACGCCCTGCGGTACCTGGCAAAGGCGCGGCAGCGTGCCGCAGCGCTGTCGATTGGCTTGTGATCCGGCCGCGACGATGGCTGACCGACTCAGTGATCGGAGACGGTAACGGCAACAAACACGACGGCCATCGTGCTTCTCACAGGCCATCGGAGGACGCCGACACGCCAGCCGCCGACCGGCGCCAAGGCCGACTGATCCGTTGGATCGCGCAGACGGCCGCCGATGCGAATGGCGGCCGTCCGCGTCAACCGACGCCTGGCTCACACCGCGAGATTCATCCAGACGGATTTCGGCTCCGTGAAGTTGTCCAGCGCGGCCGTGCCGTGCTCGCGGCCCAGTCCGGAGTCACGATCGCCACCCCAAGGCAGCCGCACATCGGTGTAGCCATAGGTGTTGATCCACACGGTGCCGGCGCGCAGGCGCTTGGCGAAGCGATGGACGCGCCCCATGTCGCGGCTCCAGACGCCGGCGGCCAGGCTGTAGGCCGTGCCGTTCGCCATCCGCAGCGCCTCGGCCTCGTCCCTGAACTTGATCACGCTGACCACGGGTCCGAAGATCTCTTCCTGCGAGATCCGCATGTCGTGCGTGACGCCGGCGAAGACGGCGGGGCTAACGAAATAGCCGCGGGCGGCCGCACGCTGGCCGCCGGTGACGAGCGTGGCGCCTTCGTTGCGTCCGATGTCGACATAGTCGAGGATCGTCTTCATCTGCCGTTCGGAGATGACCGGTCCGAGCGAGGTGGCGCGATCGAGCGGATCGCCGATCCGCAGCGCCTGCGCCCGCGCAGTCAGGCGATCGACCACCTCGTCATACACGCGCTCGTGCACGAGCACGCGCGAGCCGGCCGAGCACACCTGCCCCGTGTTGAAGAAGATGCCGCTGGCCGCAGCCTTCGCGGCGGCCTCGATGTTCGCATCGTCGAAGATGATGTTGGCCGACTTGCCGCCGAGCTCGAGCGAGACGCGTTTGAAGTTGCCGGCCGCCGCCTTCATGATGCCGCGGCCGACGCCGGGCGAGCCGGTGAACGTCACCTTATCGACATCGGGGTGGTTGACCAGCGCCTCGCCGACGGTGCGCCCGGGGCCGGTCACGATGTTGAGAACACCGGGCGGCAGTCCGGCTTCGAGCGCGAGCTCCCCGATCCGCAGCGCCGACAGCGACGTCAGCTCGGCGGGCTTCATCACAACGGTGCAGCCGCAGGCCAGCGCCGGCGCGAGCTTCCACATCCCGATCATCAGCGGGAAATTCCACGGCACGATCGCCGCGACCACGCCGACCGGCTCGCGCACCGTATAGGTCAGCGCATCATCGCGCGTGGAGACGACTTCACCGCTGATCTTGTCGGCCCATCCGGCGTAATAGGTGAGCGTATCGATGGCGGCGGGAAGATCCTGGCGCAGGATCGCCGACACCGGCTTGCCGGCATCGAGGCTTTCGAGCTCGATGATCTCGTCGGCATGGTCGCGCAACAGCTGCGCCCATTTCAGAAGGATCGCGCCGCGCTCCGCCGCACGCATCGTTCGCCACGGCCCTTCGAAGGCCTTGCGGGCCGCGGCGACTGCGAGATCGACATCCTCGGCATTGCCCTCGGCGACCGTCGCAATCGCCTGCTCGGTTGCAGGATTGAGCGACGTGAAGGTGCGTCCCGAAACCGAGGGAACATGCCTGCCGCCGATCAGGAGCTGGAACGGCTTCGTCAGATAGGACGTCCCCCTCGCGCCGCGCTCGTAATCATATGCAATCGACATCATATTTCCTCCGTTTGTTGTATACCAATGAAGGTAAGAACAAATATCTGTTCGTAAATATGATATCTGTTGCCTATGGCCGGCGGTCATATGAAGCCGACTTCACAAGCGGGCCCTGATGTTGCGGATCGCGATCGAACCTGTCTGGCGCTTCTACAAGGACGACGGTCCGCAGAGCATCGTCGTGATGCTCCGCGTGCTCAGTGAAATCGGGAGGACGGGTAAGATCACCAGCGCGGCCAGTGACGCGCATCTTTCCTATCGTCACGTCTGGAATCTGATCGAGCAGTGGTCTGAATTCTTCGGCGTGCCGCTGGTCGAGACCCAGCGCGGCAAAGGATCGAAGCTCACGGCGTTCGGCGACAAGCTGGTCTGGGCGGGCGAGCGCATGCAGGCTCGCCTCGGCCCGCAGCTCGACAATCTGGCGCAGGAGCTGGTGACCGAGATCAAGCCGTTCCTGCAGTCGCATCCTGGCGTGATCCGCGTTCACGCCAGCCACGGCTTTGCCGTCGCCAAGCTGCGCGAGCTGCTGGATCGCGAGTCAGGCGTCGGGGTCGATGTCCGCTATGTCAGCAGCCAGCATTCGCTGGCCTCGCTGGCGCAAGGCGAATGCGACCTGTCGGGACTGCATCTGCCGCGCGGCGAGCTGCGTGCCCAGAACATCCAGGCCTGCCGGGATTGGCTCGATCCCAAGCAGGACTGCGTCATCAGCTTCGTGACCCGCGAGATGGGGCTGATGGTCAAGCGCGGCAATCCGCTGTCCATCCGTTCATTGACCGATCTTGCCGACGGCAGGGCGCGCTTCGTCAATCGCGATCATGATTCCGGCACCCGCCTGTTGTTCGATCAGTTGCTCGCGTCACAAGGCATCGACGAAACCAGCATCAATGGCGCGCAGCAGATCGAGTTCACCCATGCCGCCGTCGCCGCCTATGTCGCGAGCGGCATGGCCGACGTCTGCTTCGGCGTCGAGGCTGCCGCGCGGCAGTTCGGGCTCGACTTCATCCGTATCCTCACCGAGGACTATTTCTTCGCCTGCCATAAATCGTTTCTGGAAACCGACCCGATGCGGCGGGTGCTCGAGGTGATGAAGGGCGATGAATTCCATCGCGCCGTTGCTGCCCTGCCCGGCTACCAGCCAGCGGCCACGGGATCGGTCCACACCGTCCGCGAATTCCTCGATCGGCTGGATGCGGAGTCCTGACGCCGCCCGGTCGGATGCGGCGCGTCCTGACGATCAGCTACGGCAGATCGACGCCGCGCGCCGGCACCGGCTGCAGCTCGCTCTCGGCCTGACGCTGCAGCGCGCGGCCGCGCCAGATCGAGCCGGCGATCAGCACCACACCGGCGCCGATCAGCGACATCAGCGTCTCCATGACATCGACATGGCTCGCGAGATTGGTCTTGCCGGCGAACAGCGCCGAGGTCGCCTCGATGTTGATGAGGACGGTGCCGTCGAGCAGATGGTGCAGCATCGGCTCGATCGCGGGATCGGTCGCGATCACCTCGCCGGCCACCCAGCCGAGCAGCATCGCGCCGAGCCAGACCAGCAGCGGGACCCGATCGAGCACCAGCATGATCAGCGCGGCACCCGCGATGATCAGCGGGATGCTCATGGCAAGGCCGATGATCAGCAGGGACGCCTGGCCGTTGGCGGCCGCAGCCACCGCGATCACGTTGTCGAGGCTCATCACGAGGTCGGCGAGCGCGACGATGCGGACCGCATGCCACAGCGTCGTGCCGGCCGCGATCTCGTCGTTCTCGTCCTCGGGCACCAGCAGCTTGGCGGCGATCACGATCAGTGCCAGCCCGCCGATCAATTTCAGGTATGGCAGCGCCATCAGGGTGGCGACGATGCCGGTAAAGGCGATGCGCAGTGCGACGGCAATGCCGGAGCCGGCCACCATGCCCCAGAAGCGATGCTTGCCGTGCAGGCCGCGGCAGGCGAGCGCGATGACCAGCGCATTGTCGCCCGACAACAGCACATTGATCCAGACGATCTTGCCGAGCGCGAGCCAGAAGCCCGGGCTCTGCAGGTCGGCCTCGAATTGAGCGAGCACATGGCCGAAGCTGGCGGAATCGGCGAGTTGCGATAGCCAGTTCACGGCCGGGCCTTTCAGATAAGTTCAGCGCAGAGCACGAAGGTCGTGCGGCTGAGGGGGCCCTCAGCCGCACGAGGATCGATCAACCGACGATCTCGTTGCCGGAGAAGAACTGCGCGATCTCGATCGCTGCCGTTTCCGCCGCGTCGGAACCGTGCACCGAGTTCTCGCCGATCGACTTCGCATGCAGCTTGCGGATGGTACCGTCGGCCGCCTTCGACGGGTCGGTGGCGCCCATCACGTCGCGGTACTTCAGGATGGCGCCCTCGCCCTCCAGCACCTGGACCACGACCGGGCCGGAGATCATGAAATCGACCAGTTCGCCGAAGAATGGCCGCGCCTTGTGCACGGCATAGAAGGTCTCGGCCTGATCGCGGGTCATGCGGATGCGCTTCTGGGCCACGATCCGCAGGCCGGCCTTCTCGATCAGCGCGTTGATCGCGCCGGTGAGATTACGCTCGGTCGCGTCGGGCTTGATGATCGAAAAGGTGCGCTCAATCGCCATGATATCGTCCTTGGAGGTGCGGGATTTCGGTGAGTTGCGGGCTTATATCGACGCGATCGGCCGACGGCAAGCGACCGGGGCCCCTGCCGGAGCGCGACGCCTTACGACAATTTCACAATTCTGAACATAGTCTGAAGGCTCCGTGCCACCCGTGTTCAGCTCGAAGCTCCTAGGGTGTTGGCATCGGGCGAGGACGAGCCAGCAATACGACCGGTGGCCGCCCTCTCCCAGCCTCATCCGTCGGACAATTTCGGCGCCACCAGCGCTGTCATCCAGGAGACGATCATGTTGCGCAAACTCTCCCTCATCGCGGCGGCCACCGTTGCCCTCGGCGCAGCC
It encodes the following:
- the ppx gene encoding exopolyphosphatase; the protein is MKRPGTRSASVGVIDIGSNSVRLVVYQAMERSLVTVFNEKALCGLGREVQTTGLLAADAVDKALTALKRFRALCKVQRVGQVHAIATAACRDASNGADFIAKAEKICGVPIQILTGPEEARYSALGVISGIHKPDGIVGDLGGGSLELIDVRGHQVRSGVTLPLGSLALQDLAEKSLKKAQRIASEALTDLPQLLAGQNRTFYAVGGTWRALARIHIIQSGYPLGVMHGYAIPAADALAFVRRLRRLVAADMLADIEAIAEARRPLLAYAALVLEHIIRVARPTTVVFSTFGVREGLLYSKLPDAERAKDGLLCAAQGLNELLSRSAQHARELIDWTDRLFRVMHIRETEDERRLRHAACLLSDIGWRMHPDHRGEQTYGIVLNGNFGSINHEGRIFVALSVFFRYEGLRDEAAAPALTEQLSPAQIDRARLLGTAFRVAHLISAARPGVLLATHFRTQDRKLMLVFEHQMVDLVADRVGGRFKQLARLVGRSGSIVRS
- a CDS encoding globin family protein, whose protein sequence is MLTADEIAHVKSSFDLVFANATQMTTTFYDRVFELAPECRAMFPADMDVLKRDFIATLAVLVGSLDQTTGLLSSTDILGRNHARYGVRPEHYPVVGEALLWSLAKGLGPHWNDEVEQAWRKVYGVIAKRMIAISVGAPRS
- a CDS encoding aldehyde dehydrogenase family protein, whose product is MSIAYDYERGARGTSYLTKPFQLLIGGRHVPSVSGRTFTSLNPATEQAIATVAEGNAEDVDLAVAAARKAFEGPWRTMRAAERGAILLKWAQLLRDHADEIIELESLDAGKPVSAILRQDLPAAIDTLTYYAGWADKISGEVVSTRDDALTYTVREPVGVVAAIVPWNFPLMIGMWKLAPALACGCTVVMKPAELTSLSALRIGELALEAGLPPGVLNIVTGPGRTVGEALVNHPDVDKVTFTGSPGVGRGIMKAAAGNFKRVSLELGGKSANIIFDDANIEAAAKAAASGIFFNTGQVCSAGSRVLVHERVYDEVVDRLTARAQALRIGDPLDRATSLGPVISERQMKTILDYVDIGRNEGATLVTGGQRAAARGYFVSPAVFAGVTHDMRISQEEIFGPVVSVIKFRDEAEALRMANGTAYSLAAGVWSRDMGRVHRFAKRLRAGTVWINTYGYTDVRLPWGGDRDSGLGREHGTAALDNFTEPKSVWMNLAV
- a CDS encoding substrate-binding domain-containing protein codes for the protein MLRIAIEPVWRFYKDDGPQSIVVMLRVLSEIGRTGKITSAASDAHLSYRHVWNLIEQWSEFFGVPLVETQRGKGSKLTAFGDKLVWAGERMQARLGPQLDNLAQELVTEIKPFLQSHPGVIRVHASHGFAVAKLRELLDRESGVGVDVRYVSSQHSLASLAQGECDLSGLHLPRGELRAQNIQACRDWLDPKQDCVISFVTREMGLMVKRGNPLSIRSLTDLADGRARFVNRDHDSGTRLLFDQLLASQGIDETSINGAQQIEFTHAAVAAYVASGMADVCFGVEAAARQFGLDFIRILTEDYFFACHKSFLETDPMRRVLEVMKGDEFHRAVAALPGYQPAATGSVHTVREFLDRLDAES
- a CDS encoding TerC family protein, encoding MNWLSQLADSASFGHVLAQFEADLQSPGFWLALGKIVWINVLLSGDNALVIALACRGLHGKHRFWGMVAGSGIAVALRIAFTGIVATLMALPYLKLIGGLALIVIAAKLLVPEDENDEIAAGTTLWHAVRIVALADLVMSLDNVIAVAAAANGQASLLIIGLAMSIPLIIAGAALIMLVLDRVPLLVWLGAMLLGWVAGEVIATDPAIEPMLHHLLDGTVLINIEATSALFAGKTNLASHVDVMETLMSLIGAGVVLIAGSIWRGRALQRQAESELQPVPARGVDLP
- the ndk gene encoding nucleoside-diphosphate kinase; its protein translation is MAIERTFSIIKPDATERNLTGAINALIEKAGLRIVAQKRIRMTRDQAETFYAVHKARPFFGELVDFMISGPVVVQVLEGEGAILKYRDVMGATDPSKAADGTIRKLHAKSIGENSVHGSDAAETAAIEIAQFFSGNEIVG